One Panicum virgatum strain AP13 chromosome 3N, P.virgatum_v5, whole genome shotgun sequence DNA segment encodes these proteins:
- the LOC120666887 gene encoding L-type lectin-domain containing receptor kinase IX.1-like: MLFISRRLNLEREKHLSKMQRKEGKKVAKNSKRRCPRPVCAAAMAARRLLLAAAAAFASLCAAAAGQDAKVVLPFAPTCSTSGNYTDGSQYQRNLAELLSRLPAAAGDNGWFYNGTAGTGADRVFGLVMCYADRNATQCRECLAGAPAGIATVVCPGSRNVSAAYDACVLRYADTDFFAVANPSEAFYVWSTGTVDRASLEDARSSLMNQLAKTAADSPLLLANESAPLAGSPSPGAVYGLAQCTRDLTAGQCTWCLTTYIAQLRDRFPNNTGGAIKGYSCYVRYDVWAFDIILPPRPAPLPPPPPSPSVSTGLVVGLSVAGVLLIGLGLSIWLICRRRRKRLRQTMERELEEGDFLDDEPEMQDDFEKGTGPKRFRYGELAIATDDFSDDHKLGEGGFGSVYRGFLKEMGLEVAIKRVSKGSKQGRKEYASEVSIISRLRHRNLVQLIGWCHGGVELLLVYELMPNGSIDTHLYSGASGNTVLPWPLRHEIVLGLGSALLYLHQDWEQCVLHRDIKPSNVMLDASFHAKLGDFGLARLVDHGQRSHTTVLAGTMGYMDPECMTTGQASAESDVYSFGVVLLEIACGRRPMVARRGEDGVVVHLVQWVWEFYGRGAILDAADARLEGEFDGREMETVTVVGLWCAHPDRSLRPSIRQAVNVLRQEAPLPSLPARMPVATYMPPPDAFYYTSSVATGGGSSTGTGTSHSQTSTLLK, translated from the coding sequence ATGCTCTTCATCAGCCGGCGGCTCAATCTGGAAAGAGAGAAACACCTCTCCAAGATGCAGAGGAAGGAAGGCAAGAAGGTTGCAAAGAATAGTAAGCGGCGGTGTCCCCGGCCAGTTTGCGCTGCAGCCATGGCTGCCCGCcgtctcctcctcgccgccgccgcggccttcgCCTCGCTCTGCGCTGCGGCAGCTGGTCAGGACGCGAAGGTCGTCCTGCCGTTCGCGCCTACCTGCTCCACGAGCGGCAACTACACCGACGGCAGCCAGTACCAGAGGAACCTCGCCGAGCTCCTGTCCAGGCTGCCCGCGGCTGCTGGCGACAACGGCTGGTTCTACAACGGCACGGCCGGGACCGGCGCCGACCGGGTGTTCGGCCTCGTCATGTGCTACGCCGACCGCAACGCGACGCAGTGCCGGGagtgcctcgccggcgcgcccgcCGGGATCGCGACCGTGGTGTGCCCGGGGAGCCGGAACGTGAGCGCGGCGTACGACGCGTGCGTGCTCCGGTATGCCGACACGGACTTCTTCGCCGTGGCCAACCCCAGCGAGGCGTTCTACGTGTGGTCGACCGGCACCGTCGACCGTGCCAGCCTCGAGGACGCGCGCTCGAGCCTGATGAACCAGCTCGCCAAGACGGCCGCCGACTCACCGCTGCTCCTGGCGAACGAGAGCGCGCCTctcgccggctcgccgtcgccgggcgcTGTGTACGGGCTCGCCCAGTGCACGCGGGACCTGACGGCGGGGCAGTGCACCTGGTGCCTCACCACGTACATCGCCCAGCTGCGGGACAGGTTCCCCAACAACACCGGCGGTGCGATCAAGGGGTACAGCTGCTACGTCAGGTACGATGTTTGGGCCTTCGACATCATcctgccgccgcgcccggcgccgctgccgccaccgccgccttctCCGTCGGTTTCCACAGGACTAGTGGTCGGCTTGTCTGTCGCCGGTGTATTATTGATCGGTCTGGGTCTATCGATCTGGCTCATTTGCCGCCGACGGCGAAAGCGCCTCCGGCAGACGATGGAGCGGGAGCTGGAAGAGGGCGACTTCCTCGACGACGAGCCGGAGATGCAAGACGACTTCGAGAAAGGGACCGGGCCGAAGCGGTTTCGCTACGGCGAGCTCGCAATTGCCACCGACGACTTCTCGGACGACCATAAGCTCGGAGAAGGCGGGTTCGGGTCGGTGTACAGAGGATTCCTCAAGGAGATGGGACTTGAGGTCGCCATCAAGAGGGTGTCCAAGGGTTCCAAGCAGGGGAGGAAGGAGTACGCCTCGGAGGTGAGCATCATCAGCCGGCTGCGGCACCGGAACCTCGTGCAGCTCATCGGCTggtgccacggcggcgtcgagctcctcCTCGTCTACGAGCTCATGCCCAACGGCAGCATCGACACCCACCTCTACAGCGGCGCCAGCGGCAACACGGTGCTGCCATGGCCGCTCCGGCACGAGATCGTGCTCGGCCTGGGATCGGCCCTGCTCTACCTGCATCAGGATTGGGAGCAGTGCGTTCTTCACAGGGACATCAAGCCGAGCAACGTGATGCTGGACGCCTCCTTCCACGCCAAGCTCGGCGATTTCGGGCTCGCCAGGCTCGTCGACCACGGCCAGCGCTCGCACACCACGGTGCTCGCTGGCACCATGGGGTACATGGACCCGGAGTGCATGACCACCGGCCAGGCGAGCGCCGAGTCGGACGTCTACAGCTtcggcgtcgtcctcctcgaGATCGCCTGCGGCCGGCGGCCTATGGTGGCTCGCCGTGGCGAAGACGGCGTCGTCGTCCACCTCGTGCAATGGGTGTGGGAGTTCTACGGCAGGGGAGCcatcctcgacgccgccgacgcgcgGCTCGAGGGGGAGTTCGACGGCCGGGAAATGGAGACGGTGACGGTCGTCGGGCTGTGGTGCGCACACCCTGACCGGAGCCTGAGGCCGTCCATCAGGCAGGCCGTCAACGTGCTGCGGCAAGaggcgccgctgccgagccTGCCGGCGAGGATGCCGGTGGCGACCTACATGCCACCACCGGACGCTTTCTACTACACATCTTCGGTTGCGactggcggcggcagcagcaccggcaccggcacctcCCACTCCCAGACATCTACCTTGCTGAAATGA